A window from Acidobacteriota bacterium encodes these proteins:
- a CDS encoding class I SAM-dependent methyltransferase yields the protein MRRRALLATVMVLAATLVSAQGPPARRDPARPAPAERPQGLAPAPRAPIPAPTPPRAAEPAIQTPRPAAQAPPSQQRGHGRLFQPQHLGMLEGPDREAWQQPEQIMDALGIGDGSVVADLGAGGGWFTVRLAKRVGPNGLVYAEDIQPQMIEAIQRRVQREGLRNVETVLGSADHPSLPRARLDAALMVETLYEVEDRQSLLSNVLAALKPGGRLGIVEYKTDGGGPGPSPDQRIAAAEVIRAAEAAGFRLHRQEHSLPYQYLLIFTP from the coding sequence ATGCGTCGCCGCGCGCTCTTAGCGACAGTGATGGTCCTGGCTGCCACGCTGGTGTCTGCACAGGGACCGCCTGCGCGCCGTGACCCGGCCCGGCCGGCACCCGCGGAGCGGCCGCAGGGTCTGGCGCCCGCGCCTCGCGCGCCGATCCCGGCGCCAACACCGCCGCGCGCCGCCGAGCCGGCGATCCAGACGCCGAGACCCGCGGCGCAGGCGCCGCCCTCGCAGCAGCGTGGGCACGGCCGGCTGTTCCAGCCTCAGCACCTCGGGATGCTCGAAGGTCCCGACCGCGAGGCGTGGCAGCAGCCCGAGCAGATCATGGACGCCCTGGGCATCGGCGACGGCTCGGTGGTCGCCGACCTCGGTGCCGGTGGCGGGTGGTTCACTGTGCGCCTGGCCAAGCGCGTGGGGCCGAACGGCCTGGTCTACGCCGAGGACATCCAGCCGCAGATGATCGAGGCCATCCAGCGTCGCGTGCAGCGCGAAGGCCTCCGCAACGTCGAGACGGTACTCGGATCCGCCGATCACCCGTCGCTCCCGCGCGCGCGGCTCGACGCGGCACTGATGGTGGAAACGCTGTACGAGGTGGAGGACCGGCAGTCGCTGCTCTCCAACGTGCTCGCCGCACTCAAACCGGGCGGCCGCCTCGGCATCGTCGAATACAAGACCGACGGCGGCGGTCCGGGACCGTCGCCCGATCAGCGGATTGCCGCGGCGGAGGTGATTCGTGCGGCGGAGGCCGCGGGCTTCCGGCTGCACCGGCAGGAGCATTCGCTGCCATACCAGTACCTCCTGATCTTCACGCCGTGA
- the ileS gene encoding isoleucine--tRNA ligase gives MADWKNSVNLPRTDFPMKANLQVAEPAAIARWEAMDLYGMIAKARAGRPKYVLHDGPPYANGQIHIGHALNKVLKDFIVKSKSMAGFDAPYVPGWDCHGLPIELQVDKELGSKKREMSVADIRRACRAYADRHVSEQKADFRRLGVFGDWDHPYLTMQFEFQAAIVKALGRCVEEDLVYKGKKPVYWCISDRTALAEAEVEYETHVSPSIYVEFRLDPRDADALATRVPALAGRNVSLLIWTTTPWTIPSNMAVAFQPGFDYAAYDVDGRLVIVAEALADATFAKAGRTPGEPVARMKGHVFDRIRFVHPLYARESLGVLADYVTLEQGTGVVHTAPGHGADDFNTGQRYGLETYAPIGPSGEFLDSVELFAGLKVWDANPKVVEALRERGALWHVESYEHSYPHCWRCHKPLIFLATPQWFIAMDHDGYRRKALDAITGVEWLPAWGEERIHNMLANRPDWCISRQRAWGVPIPAMTCTRCRESVLTTALTSRAADVFAEHGADAWYERPLEEFLPEGFTCPSCGGTEFERERDILDVWFDSGTSHEAVLAVRPDLRWPADMYLEGSDQYRGWFHSSLLVAIATRGQAPYRSVITHGFVVDEEGRKMSKSRGNNVVPQQVIEQSGAEVLRLWVAMVDYTEEVRLGKQILARTVEAYRKLRNTVRYLAANMYDFDPATDAIAYADMLEVDRYALARYADAAARMREAYERFDFQTIFHEVNRLAVVDLSAFYADVSKDRLYTFGAASRARRSAQTAMYVIADGLARLLAPILPVTADELWRVLPGTREASVHVALFPDDVEAWRDEALVARYATRLELRDIVNAKLEEQRKDKVIGTSLEAAITLAGTGRFADALAGFSPDDLAAFCIVSSANVVAPDASQDVDTLAVSVVRTSGEKCQRCWRYVGAISAEPSTEGLCDRCVDALGLGVGAA, from the coding sequence ATGGCCGACTGGAAGAACTCCGTCAACCTGCCTCGTACCGACTTCCCGATGAAAGCCAATCTGCAGGTGGCTGAACCGGCGGCGATTGCGCGCTGGGAGGCCATGGACCTGTACGGCATGATCGCGAAGGCGCGCGCCGGCCGGCCGAAGTACGTGCTGCACGACGGTCCGCCGTACGCCAACGGGCAGATTCACATCGGCCACGCGCTCAACAAGGTCCTCAAGGACTTCATCGTCAAGTCGAAGTCCATGGCCGGATTCGACGCGCCGTACGTCCCGGGCTGGGACTGCCATGGCCTCCCGATCGAACTCCAGGTGGACAAGGAACTCGGCTCGAAGAAGCGCGAGATGAGCGTGGCGGACATCCGCCGCGCCTGCCGGGCGTACGCGGATCGGCACGTGAGCGAGCAGAAAGCCGACTTCCGCCGGCTCGGCGTCTTCGGAGACTGGGATCACCCGTACCTGACGATGCAGTTCGAGTTCCAGGCGGCGATCGTCAAGGCCCTGGGGCGCTGCGTCGAAGAGGACCTCGTCTACAAGGGCAAGAAGCCCGTGTACTGGTGCATCTCCGACCGCACGGCGCTGGCCGAGGCCGAGGTCGAGTACGAGACGCACGTCTCGCCATCGATCTACGTCGAGTTCAGGCTGGATCCGCGCGATGCCGACGCGCTCGCCACCCGCGTGCCGGCACTGGCGGGCCGCAACGTCTCCCTCCTCATCTGGACGACGACCCCGTGGACGATTCCGTCCAACATGGCCGTCGCGTTCCAGCCGGGATTCGACTACGCGGCCTACGACGTCGATGGCCGGCTCGTGATCGTCGCCGAAGCGCTCGCCGACGCGACGTTCGCCAAGGCAGGCCGCACTCCGGGCGAACCCGTGGCGCGGATGAAGGGCCATGTCTTCGACCGCATCCGCTTCGTCCATCCGCTCTACGCACGCGAGTCGCTGGGCGTGCTCGCCGACTACGTGACGCTGGAACAGGGCACGGGCGTCGTGCACACCGCGCCCGGACACGGCGCCGACGACTTCAACACCGGCCAGCGCTACGGGCTCGAGACGTACGCGCCGATCGGGCCGTCGGGCGAGTTCCTCGACAGCGTGGAACTGTTTGCCGGGCTGAAGGTGTGGGACGCCAATCCGAAGGTCGTCGAGGCGCTGCGCGAGCGCGGCGCCCTGTGGCACGTCGAGTCGTACGAGCACAGCTACCCGCACTGCTGGCGCTGCCACAAGCCGCTCATCTTCCTCGCGACGCCGCAGTGGTTCATCGCGATGGACCACGATGGCTACCGCCGGAAAGCGCTCGACGCCATCACGGGCGTCGAGTGGCTGCCGGCGTGGGGCGAAGAACGCATCCACAACATGCTCGCCAACAGGCCCGACTGGTGCATCTCGCGCCAGCGCGCGTGGGGCGTGCCGATCCCGGCGATGACGTGTACGCGATGCCGCGAGTCGGTGCTCACGACGGCGCTCACGTCACGAGCCGCTGACGTGTTCGCGGAACACGGCGCCGACGCGTGGTACGAGCGGCCGCTCGAGGAGTTCCTCCCGGAGGGATTCACGTGCCCGTCGTGCGGCGGCACCGAGTTCGAACGCGAGCGCGACATTCTCGACGTGTGGTTCGACTCGGGCACGAGCCACGAGGCCGTGCTGGCGGTGCGTCCCGACCTGCGGTGGCCCGCCGACATGTACCTCGAGGGCAGCGACCAGTATCGCGGGTGGTTCCACAGCTCGCTGCTGGTGGCCATCGCGACGCGCGGACAGGCGCCGTACCGGTCGGTGATCACGCACGGGTTCGTCGTGGACGAGGAGGGCCGCAAGATGTCCAAGTCTCGCGGCAACAACGTCGTCCCGCAGCAGGTGATCGAGCAGAGCGGCGCGGAGGTCCTCCGGCTGTGGGTCGCGATGGTGGACTACACCGAGGAAGTGCGACTCGGCAAGCAGATCCTTGCGCGGACGGTGGAGGCCTACAGGAAGCTCCGTAACACGGTGCGGTACCTGGCCGCCAACATGTACGACTTCGACCCCGCGACCGATGCCATCGCGTACGCCGACATGCTGGAGGTGGATCGCTACGCGCTGGCGCGGTACGCGGACGCCGCGGCCCGCATGCGCGAGGCGTACGAGCGGTTCGACTTCCAGACGATTTTCCACGAGGTGAACAGGCTCGCGGTGGTCGACCTCAGCGCGTTCTACGCCGACGTCTCGAAGGACCGCCTGTACACGTTCGGCGCCGCCTCTCGCGCACGACGGTCCGCGCAGACCGCGATGTACGTCATCGCCGACGGACTCGCGCGCCTGCTGGCCCCCATCCTCCCGGTGACGGCCGACGAGTTGTGGCGCGTGCTGCCGGGCACGCGCGAGGCGTCCGTACACGTCGCGCTCTTCCCCGACGACGTCGAGGCGTGGCGCGACGAGGCGCTCGTCGCGCGGTACGCGACGCGGCTCGAGCTGCGCGACATCGTCAACGCGAAGCTGGAGGAACAGCGCAAGGACAAGGTGATCGGCACGTCGCTCGAAGCCGCCATCACGCTCGCGGGCACGGGACGATTCGCCGACGCGCTTGCCGGCTTCTCCCCCGACGATCTCGCCGCGTTCTGCATCGTGTCGTCGGCCAATGTCGTGGCGCCGGACGCGTCGCAGGACGTCGATACGCTCGCGGTGAGCGTGGTGCGCACGAGCGGCGAGAAGTGCCAGCGCTGCTGGCGCTACGTCGGCGCCATCAGCGCGGAGCCGAGCACGGAAGGCCTGTGCGATCGGTGCGTCGACGCACTCGGACTCGGAGTGGGCGCCGCATGA
- a CDS encoding NUDIX hydrolase codes for MSQIETTRVFEGRVFTVSRDRVRMPHGVETTLDVVHHRGSVVLVPMPDPGSVILVRQYRHAIGRHVWELPAGSLDPGEDADTAALRECHEEIGQLATHAERIASLYPSPGYTTEVMHFYKLTGLHVPDHAAAQDEDEDLEPRTFTVDELRAAVAAGEVTDMKTVAALQFL; via the coding sequence ATGTCACAAATCGAAACGACGCGCGTCTTCGAGGGCCGCGTGTTCACCGTCTCGCGCGATCGCGTCAGGATGCCGCATGGTGTCGAGACCACGCTCGACGTGGTGCATCACAGGGGATCGGTGGTCCTCGTGCCGATGCCCGATCCCGGGTCGGTGATCCTCGTGCGGCAGTATCGCCACGCGATCGGACGCCACGTGTGGGAACTGCCGGCAGGCAGTCTGGACCCGGGTGAAGACGCCGACACCGCCGCGTTGCGCGAGTGTCACGAAGAGATCGGCCAGCTCGCCACGCACGCCGAGCGCATCGCGTCGCTGTATCCGTCGCCGGGCTACACGACCGAAGTGATGCACTTCTACAAGCTCACGGGATTGCACGTCCCCGATCACGCCGCGGCGCAGGACGAGGACGAGGACCTCGAACCGCGCACGTTCACGGTCGACGAGTTGCGCGCCGCCGTCGCGGCGGGCGAGGTCACG
- the prmC gene encoding peptide chain release factor N(5)-glutamine methyltransferase yields MLARHVVQWDRATWITRADEPVPAGFAQAFDALVARRAAREPVAYIIGTREFYGRDFRVSRDVLIPRPETELIVEWALATLPADRFLRIVDVGTGSGVLAVTLAAERESWHVEAVDISERAVAVARDNARRQGVAGRLTFLIGDLLAPTMGAFDAIVANPPYVARRDAPGLSPDVHDHEPHVALFGGQDGMDVPERLLNDAAQRLVPGGWLAMEFGYGMQDPVEIAARNAGLTVVDVLEDLQGIARTLIARR; encoded by the coding sequence GTGCTCGCACGTCACGTGGTGCAGTGGGATCGCGCGACGTGGATCACGCGCGCCGACGAACCCGTACCGGCCGGATTCGCACAGGCGTTCGACGCGCTCGTCGCACGCCGCGCGGCGCGGGAACCGGTGGCGTACATCATCGGGACGCGCGAGTTCTACGGCCGCGACTTCCGCGTGTCGCGCGACGTCCTCATCCCTCGCCCGGAAACCGAGCTCATCGTCGAGTGGGCGCTTGCCACGCTCCCCGCCGACAGGTTCCTCCGCATCGTCGACGTCGGGACGGGCAGCGGCGTGCTGGCCGTGACGCTGGCCGCCGAACGTGAGTCGTGGCACGTCGAAGCGGTGGACATCTCGGAACGCGCTGTTGCCGTCGCGCGCGACAACGCGCGCCGCCAGGGCGTTGCCGGAAGGCTCACGTTCCTCATCGGCGACTTGCTCGCGCCGACAATGGGCGCCTTCGACGCGATCGTCGCCAATCCGCCGTATGTGGCCCGCCGCGATGCGCCCGGCCTGTCGCCCGACGTGCATGACCACGAACCCCACGTCGCCCTCTTCGGCGGCCAGGACGGCATGGACGTGCCGGAACGCCTGCTGAACGACGCCGCGCAGCGCCTGGTCCCCGGCGGCTGGCTCGCCATGGAGTTCGGCTACGGCATGCAGGACCCCGTCGAGATCGCCGCCCGCAACGCCGGCCTGACGGTCGTGGACGTCCTCGAAGACCTCCAGGGCATCGCCCGAACCCTCATCGCCCGCCGCTGA
- the erpA gene encoding iron-sulfur cluster insertion protein ErpA, whose protein sequence is MINVTAIAAEKIEELLAEEGKPSAGLRVFVQGGGCSGFQYGLMIEDGAPTADVDKVVESNGVRLFVDPISVRYLKGAEVDFVDNLSGGGFTIKNPNAKSTCGCGSSFSV, encoded by the coding sequence ATGATCAACGTCACCGCCATCGCTGCCGAGAAGATCGAAGAACTGCTCGCGGAAGAGGGCAAGCCCAGCGCTGGCCTGCGCGTGTTCGTGCAGGGCGGCGGGTGCTCGGGCTTCCAGTACGGCCTGATGATCGAAGACGGCGCGCCGACGGCCGACGTCGACAAGGTCGTCGAGTCCAACGGCGTGCGCCTGTTCGTGGATCCCATCAGCGTGCGCTACCTGAAGGGGGCCGAGGTGGACTTCGTGGACAACCTCTCCGGCGGAGGTTTCACGATCAAGAACCCGAACGCCAAGTCCACGTGCGGCTGCGGCTCGTCGTTCTCCGTCTGA
- the lgt gene encoding prolipoprotein diacylglyceryl transferase, whose amino-acid sequence MFPKLFDLGPLTVYSYGVLLAAAYLGGLQFSLVRAKNRGLDPARVMDLGIYIIVSALVGAKLLLVIVDADHFLREPADLLSLVRSGGVFYGGLILAVIVGLWYVRRHKLPTWRVADVVAPGIAFGHVVGRLGCFMAGCCYGHETNVPWAVTFTNPLARENVGTPLGVPLHPTQLYEAGVEAIILGLLLAFEHKGRPFPGRTFWGYMLVYGLSRFVIEMFRGDPRGMVFANVSTSQFISLLIVPLSVVMLFWLSRRHRDAAAAEPVKRARTAKA is encoded by the coding sequence ATGTTCCCGAAGCTGTTTGATCTCGGACCGCTGACGGTCTATTCCTACGGCGTCCTGCTGGCGGCCGCCTATCTCGGCGGATTGCAGTTCTCGCTCGTTCGGGCGAAGAATCGCGGGCTCGATCCCGCGCGCGTGATGGACCTCGGGATCTACATCATCGTCAGCGCGCTGGTGGGCGCCAAGCTGCTGCTGGTGATCGTCGACGCCGACCACTTCCTGCGCGAGCCTGCCGATCTGCTGTCGCTCGTCCGCAGCGGTGGCGTGTTCTATGGCGGGCTGATCCTCGCGGTGATCGTCGGCCTGTGGTACGTGCGCCGACACAAGTTGCCCACCTGGCGCGTTGCCGACGTCGTCGCACCGGGCATCGCGTTCGGACACGTCGTCGGACGCCTCGGCTGCTTCATGGCGGGCTGCTGCTACGGCCACGAGACGAACGTGCCGTGGGCGGTGACGTTCACCAACCCGCTGGCGCGGGAGAACGTCGGCACGCCGCTCGGCGTGCCCCTGCACCCGACGCAGTTGTACGAAGCCGGCGTGGAGGCGATCATCCTCGGCCTGCTGCTCGCCTTCGAACACAAGGGACGCCCGTTCCCCGGACGCACGTTCTGGGGCTACATGCTCGTGTACGGCCTGTCGCGCTTCGTCATCGAGATGTTCCGCGGCGATCCGCGGGGCATGGTGTTCGCCAACGTCTCGACGTCGCAGTTCATCTCGCTGCTGATCGTGCCGTTGAGCGTGGTGATGCTGTTCTGGCTGTCGCGCAGGCATCGCGACGCGGCCGCGGCCGAACCGGTCAAGCGCGCCAGGACGGCAAAGGCCTGA
- a CDS encoding histidine triad nucleotide-binding protein: MSSCLFCRIASGEIPARVIFQDANLVAFEDINPQAPLHCLVIPRRHIATLNDMTPDDAALVGAMQYRAAQIARERGYADGGFRTVFNCNAAAGQTVFHIHLHVLAGRTFDWPPG; this comes from the coding sequence ATGTCCAGCTGCCTCTTCTGCCGAATCGCCTCCGGTGAGATTCCCGCCAGGGTGATCTTCCAGGACGCGAACCTCGTGGCGTTCGAGGACATCAACCCCCAGGCGCCGCTGCACTGCCTCGTCATCCCCCGGCGCCACATCGCCACCCTCAACGACATGACGCCGGACGACGCGGCGCTGGTGGGGGCGATGCAGTACCGCGCGGCCCAGATCGCGCGCGAACGCGGCTACGCCGACGGCGGGTTCCGCACCGTCTTCAACTGCAACGCCGCCGCGGGCCAGACCGTGTTCCACATCCACCTGCACGTCCTCGCCGGCCGTACGTTCGACTGGCCGCCCGGGTAG
- a CDS encoding MoaD/ThiS family protein translates to MSVTVLVFARLREVVGSPEVIRHVSSPAAVADVWQAMVAEWPALAPYANSLSCAVNARHARMTTAVGEGDAVAFLPPVSGG, encoded by the coding sequence ATGTCGGTGACGGTGCTCGTGTTCGCCCGGTTGCGCGAGGTGGTGGGATCGCCAGAAGTGATCCGCCATGTGTCGTCGCCGGCCGCTGTCGCGGACGTGTGGCAGGCCATGGTGGCTGAGTGGCCGGCGCTCGCGCCATACGCCAACAGCCTGTCGTGTGCCGTCAACGCGCGGCACGCGCGCATGACCACCGCCGTCGGCGAGGGAGACGCTGTGGCGTTCCTCCCGCCGGTGTCCGGTGGGTGA
- the lspA gene encoding signal peptidase II, producing MTGADWRRPDLWVIAVLVLCDQVTKALVQQRIALHDTVTVIPGLLNLTNVRNTGAAFGMFNNADFAYKPLMVAVLAVVALVGILWYAQKFAGDAWPARYGFVLIVAGALGNLIDRVTLGYVVDFVDFHAGGWHFWAFNVADAAITIGAVLFAADTLFSRRHVPEAV from the coding sequence ATGACCGGCGCGGACTGGCGCCGGCCGGACTTGTGGGTGATCGCCGTCCTGGTCCTCTGCGACCAGGTCACCAAGGCGCTCGTGCAGCAACGCATCGCGCTGCACGACACGGTGACGGTGATTCCCGGCCTGCTGAACCTGACCAACGTCAGGAACACGGGGGCGGCGTTCGGCATGTTCAACAACGCCGACTTCGCGTACAAGCCGCTCATGGTGGCCGTGCTCGCCGTCGTCGCGCTCGTCGGCATCCTCTGGTACGCGCAGAAGTTCGCCGGGGATGCGTGGCCCGCCCGGTACGGATTCGTGCTGATCGTGGCCGGCGCGCTCGGCAACCTGATCGATCGCGTGACGCTCGGCTACGTCGTCGACTTCGTGGATTTCCACGCCGGCGGGTGGCATTTCTGGGCGTTCAACGTGGCCGACGCGGCGATCACGATCGGCGCGGTGCTCTTTGCCGCCGACACCCTGTTCTCGAGGCGCCATGTTCCCGAAGCTGTTTGA
- a CDS encoding molybdenum cofactor biosynthesis protein MoaE, translating into MTSFAITADPLDAAGISAFAQARHATLAEDTDAEGPGAIVVFVGTVRGRHQGHRVTALTYEAYAPLAVASFERIAREAEDRVPGIVLCLHHRIGTLAVGETSIVIATAAAHRVDAYAASRFAIERVKQIAPIWKREHVGDGASWVDGTAVDPDDPGALADAWTRACR; encoded by the coding sequence TTGACGTCCTTCGCGATCACTGCCGATCCGCTCGACGCAGCCGGCATCTCGGCGTTCGCGCAGGCTCGTCACGCCACGCTGGCCGAAGACACCGATGCGGAAGGTCCTGGGGCGATCGTGGTGTTCGTGGGCACGGTCCGAGGACGGCATCAGGGACATCGCGTGACGGCCCTGACATACGAAGCGTATGCGCCCCTTGCCGTCGCGTCGTTCGAGCGCATCGCGCGGGAAGCAGAGGATCGGGTGCCCGGCATCGTGCTCTGCCTGCACCATCGCATCGGGACGCTCGCCGTGGGCGAGACGTCGATCGTGATTGCGACGGCCGCCGCGCATCGCGTCGATGCGTACGCCGCGTCGCGGTTCGCGATCGAGCGCGTGAAGCAGATCGCGCCGATCTGGAAGCGCGAGCACGTCGGGGATGGCGCGTCGTGGGTCGACGGCACCGCGGTGGATCCCGACGACCCCGGCGCGCTGGCCGACGCCTGGACGCGCGCATGTCGGTGA
- a CDS encoding RluA family pseudouridine synthase, translating to MEERDDSAGSVVLTIGEDEAGLRADQALAALLEGTSRSQVQRLIKEGRVSIITDDEARVLTRTSEPLPVGATLSVDLPPPQGTDALPEDIPLDILYEDDQVIVINKAPGMVVHPAAGHATGTLVNALRHHSRQLGASGDAARPGIVHRLDKGTSGVMVVARTDLALTELARQFHDREVEKEYVALVWGLVHAGRRIEAPIGRDPNARQKMTTRARRSRAAVTRVTWALHLPGVSLIRVAIHTGRTHQIRVHLSSIGHPVCGDATYGGIPRRIAPHLKALSSLERPFLHAERLVFTHPTEGRRMELEAPLAQDLHAVLEQLDAAVERFGYKTIQNS from the coding sequence ATGGAGGAACGCGACGACAGCGCGGGCAGCGTCGTGCTCACGATCGGTGAGGACGAGGCGGGCCTGCGCGCGGACCAGGCCCTCGCCGCGCTGCTCGAAGGCACATCGCGCTCGCAGGTGCAGCGGCTGATCAAGGAAGGCCGCGTCAGCATCATCACCGACGACGAGGCGCGCGTGCTGACGCGCACGAGCGAACCGTTACCTGTCGGCGCGACGCTCTCGGTCGATCTCCCGCCACCACAGGGCACCGACGCGCTCCCCGAAGACATCCCGCTCGACATCCTCTACGAAGACGACCAGGTCATCGTCATCAACAAGGCACCGGGGATGGTGGTCCACCCGGCGGCGGGACACGCGACGGGTACGCTCGTGAACGCGCTGCGGCACCACTCACGGCAACTCGGTGCGTCAGGCGATGCGGCGAGGCCGGGAATCGTGCATCGCCTCGACAAGGGCACGTCGGGCGTGATGGTCGTGGCACGCACGGACCTTGCACTGACGGAGCTCGCACGCCAGTTCCACGACCGCGAAGTGGAAAAGGAATACGTCGCGCTGGTGTGGGGACTCGTCCACGCCGGACGCCGGATCGAGGCGCCGATCGGCCGTGATCCGAACGCGCGCCAGAAGATGACGACGCGGGCGCGACGATCGCGGGCGGCGGTGACGCGCGTGACGTGGGCCCTGCACCTGCCAGGTGTGTCGTTGATCCGCGTGGCGATCCATACGGGCCGTACACACCAGATTCGCGTGCACCTCAGCTCCATCGGCCATCCCGTGTGCGGCGACGCGACGTACGGCGGCATTCCGCGACGGATCGCACCGCACCTGAAGGCGTTGTCGTCGCTGGAGCGCCCGTTCCTGCACGCGGAGCGGCTGGTGTTCACGCACCCGACGGAAGGACGGCGCATGGAGTTGGAAGCCCCGCTCGCGCAGGATCTGCACGCGGTACTCGAACAGCTCGACGCCGCCGTAGAGCGCTTCGGCTACAAGACTATCCAGAATTCGTGA
- the thiD gene encoding bifunctional hydroxymethylpyrimidine kinase/phosphomethylpyrimidine kinase, translating to MPTALTIAGSDSGGGAGIQADLKTFGALGVFGTSAITAITAQNTMGVRGVEMISVPLIVSQIEAVLDDIGADAIKTGMLGTAAVVRAVAGVLGQRRAGPLVVDPVMIAKSRDRLLAEDAVTALVRDLLPLATVLTPNAPEAEALVGRPVRTEADARAAARALHALGPDAVIVKGGHLDTPDVIDILFDGHDFHEARGPRHATRHTHGTGCTFAAAIAAHLARGHALPEAFRRSRAYLDGAIRAAPALGKGAGPVNHYWLY from the coding sequence ATGCCGACTGCTCTCACGATCGCAGGCAGCGATTCCGGCGGCGGCGCCGGTATCCAGGCCGATCTCAAGACCTTTGGCGCCCTCGGTGTGTTCGGCACGAGCGCCATCACGGCGATCACGGCGCAGAACACGATGGGCGTGCGCGGCGTCGAGATGATCTCGGTGCCGCTCATCGTCTCGCAGATCGAGGCCGTCCTCGACGACATCGGGGCCGACGCCATCAAGACGGGCATGCTGGGTACGGCCGCTGTGGTCCGTGCCGTGGCCGGCGTGCTCGGTCAGCGGCGTGCAGGGCCGCTCGTCGTGGATCCCGTGATGATCGCCAAGAGCCGCGACAGGCTGCTGGCCGAAGACGCCGTCACGGCACTCGTGCGGGATCTCCTGCCGCTCGCAACAGTCCTCACGCCCAACGCGCCGGAGGCCGAGGCCCTCGTCGGGCGCCCCGTCCGTACCGAGGCCGACGCACGCGCCGCGGCACGGGCGTTGCACGCCCTCGGCCCGGACGCGGTGATCGTCAAGGGCGGCCATCTCGACACGCCGGATGTGATCGACATCCTGTTTGACGGCCACGACTTCCACGAGGCCCGCGGCCCGCGGCACGCCACGCGCCACACGCACGGCACGGGCTGCACCTTCGCCGCCGCCATCGCCGCGCATCTCGCGCGAGGCCATGCGCTGCCGGAGGCGTTCCGGCGCTCGCGCGCGTATCTCGACGGCGCGATCCGCGCGGCCCCCGCGCTCGGCAAGGGCGCCGGTCCCGTGAATCATTACTGGCTATACTGA
- the prfA gene encoding peptide chain release factor 1 — translation MLDKLASVEAQYNYLMGLIADPAVQADAQAYRTHTKTLSDLQELVDAYRSLKSLEEQLAQARDLASGTDAEMAALAREELTDLEPRHATLLEHVKYLLIPKDPNDAKNVVLEVRAGTGGEEAALFAAELFRMYARYAERQGWKFEVMSTSDADAGGMKEGIATIEGRQVYSHLKYESGVHRVQRVPATEASGRIHTSTATVAVLPEAEDVDIQVNDKDLRIDTFCSSGPGGQSVNTTYSAVRITHIPTGTVVSQQDEKSQIKNRAKAMKVLRSRLYEMELRKQQDAIAKDRKSQVGSGERSEKIRTYNFPQSRITDHRVNFTTHQIAAAMDGDLHELIDQVTTYYRSELLKDASRTEAVDA, via the coding sequence ATGCTGGACAAGCTCGCGTCCGTCGAGGCGCAATACAACTACCTGATGGGCCTCATCGCCGACCCGGCGGTGCAGGCCGACGCGCAGGCGTACAGGACGCACACCAAGACCCTGTCGGATCTGCAGGAACTGGTGGACGCCTATCGATCGCTGAAGTCGCTCGAAGAGCAGCTCGCGCAGGCGCGCGATCTCGCCAGCGGGACCGACGCCGAGATGGCGGCCCTCGCGCGCGAGGAACTCACCGATCTCGAGCCGCGGCACGCTACGCTCCTCGAGCACGTCAAGTACCTGCTGATCCCGAAGGATCCCAACGACGCCAAGAACGTGGTGCTCGAAGTGCGCGCGGGCACCGGGGGTGAGGAAGCCGCCCTGTTTGCCGCCGAACTGTTCCGCATGTACGCGCGGTACGCCGAGCGTCAGGGGTGGAAGTTCGAGGTGATGTCCACGAGCGACGCCGATGCCGGCGGCATGAAGGAAGGCATCGCGACGATCGAGGGACGGCAGGTGTACAGCCACCTGAAGTACGAGAGTGGCGTCCACCGCGTGCAGCGCGTACCGGCCACCGAAGCGAGCGGGCGGATTCACACGTCGACGGCCACCGTGGCGGTGCTGCCGGAAGCCGAAGACGTCGACATCCAGGTCAACGACAAGGACCTGCGCATCGACACGTTCTGTTCGAGCGGTCCCGGCGGTCAGAGCGTGAACACGACGTACTCGGCGGTGCGCATCACGCACATCCCGACAGGCACCGTCGTGTCGCAGCAGGACGAGAAGTCGCAGATCAAGAACCGCGCGAAGGCGATGAAGGTGCTGCGCTCCCGCCTCTACGAGATGGAGCTGCGCAAGCAGCAGGACGCCATCGCGAAGGACCGCAAGAGCCAGGTGGGCAGCGGCGAGCGGTCCGAGAAGATCCGCACGTACAACTTCCCGCAGAGCCGCATCACCGATCACCGCGTGAACTTCACCACGCACCAGATCGCCGCCGCGATGGACGGCGACCTGCACGAGCTCATCGACCAGGTGACGACCTACTACAGGTCGGAACTGCTGAAGGACGCGAGCCGCACCGAGGCGGTGGACGCCTGA